Proteins co-encoded in one Desulfitobacterium hafniense DCB-2 genomic window:
- a CDS encoding bifunctional transcriptional activator/DNA repair enzyme AdaA — MTLSTEEKWQAVLACDPAYDGQFFYGVQTTGIFCRPSCKSKNPKRENVVFFDNAAQARAWGLRPCKRCRPDLAEFQPQKELAEKIKGIYDLYFADHSRLREELKKLGVGRNRTGQVFYAHYGKIPAEYLNTLRIESAQKLLTHTQESTLQIALQSGFESLSTFYTHFRRLTGVSPKEYRCSALGKEEAGEGRCGLPKGTHNCSSLNDVRKAAGPKQI; from the coding sequence ATGACGCTTAGTACAGAAGAAAAGTGGCAAGCTGTCCTTGCCTGCGATCCGGCTTATGATGGACAGTTTTTTTACGGAGTACAAACCACGGGGATTTTTTGCCGCCCCTCCTGTAAATCGAAAAACCCTAAGCGGGAGAATGTGGTTTTTTTTGACAACGCCGCTCAGGCACGTGCCTGGGGACTGCGGCCATGTAAACGGTGCCGGCCTGATTTGGCGGAATTTCAACCCCAAAAAGAGCTGGCTGAAAAAATAAAAGGGATCTATGATCTTTATTTCGCTGACCACAGCCGTTTGCGGGAAGAGCTGAAAAAGCTTGGTGTCGGCCGGAACCGTACCGGCCAGGTGTTTTATGCGCACTACGGCAAGATTCCGGCGGAGTATCTGAATACATTGCGCATCGAGTCTGCGCAAAAGCTCCTGACCCATACCCAGGAGAGCACTCTGCAAATTGCCCTGCAAAGCGGTTTTGAAAGCCTTTCTACCTTTTACACTCACTTCCGCCGGCTGACCGGCGTATCCCCCAAGGAATACCGCTGTTCAGCCCTGGGCAAGGAGGAAGCCGGTGAGGGGCGGTGCGGGCTGCCGAAAGGGACCCATAACTGCAGCAGCCTGAACGATGTGCGGAAAGCTGCAGGACCCAAACAAATCTAA
- a CDS encoding BlaI/MecI/CopY family transcriptional regulator produces MKEDKLSQSEGRFAELIWQHEPIPSGELVKLCEKELNWKKSTTYTVLKNLCEKGIFQNQQAVVTALIKKDAFYAKQSRRFVEDVFGGSLPRFLTAFIGGRKLRDDQVDELKRLIDEHKEE; encoded by the coding sequence ATGAAAGAGGATAAATTATCCCAGAGCGAAGGGAGATTTGCGGAGCTGATTTGGCAGCATGAGCCAATTCCCTCCGGTGAGTTGGTAAAGCTGTGCGAAAAAGAACTGAACTGGAAAAAGTCCACCACCTATACGGTGCTGAAGAATTTGTGTGAAAAGGGCATCTTTCAAAATCAGCAGGCCGTGGTGACTGCGCTGATCAAAAAAGATGCCTTTTATGCTAAGCAAAGCAGACGGTTTGTGGAGGACGTTTTTGGCGGCTCTCTGCCCAGGTTCCTGACCGCATTTATCGGGGGCAGGAAATTGAGAGATGATCAGGTTGACGAATTGAAGAGGCTGATCGACGAGCATAAGGAGGAGTGA
- a CDS encoding MerR family transcriptional regulator, with protein sequence MRTVKQVSALTGVSVRTLQFYDEIDLFKPTQVNDAGYRLYDDASLELLQQILFFKELDFTLREIKAIMANPHFDKVEAFKKQKTLIQLKRDRLNRLLSLLAKLEKGEKIMSFNEFDMSGYFQALEEFKKTHADEILKKFGDIDAFDEMVGELKAKASDIAELAVKQYGSIENYTRASEKNLENYLKNGTETIDVEESMAKTDSLTRQLTADLSKDVSSQEIQTMILELIDLCNQGHNGLDMGENYWAFMAENYLTNPLFISTTDQKYGEGAAEFIGKALKIHLG encoded by the coding sequence ATGAGGACTGTAAAACAGGTTTCCGCATTAACAGGTGTTAGTGTCAGAACACTCCAATTCTACGACGAAATTGATTTGTTCAAACCGACCCAAGTTAACGATGCAGGCTACAGATTATATGATGATGCTTCCTTGGAACTATTGCAGCAAATATTGTTTTTCAAAGAGCTTGATTTTACCCTGAGAGAGATAAAAGCCATCATGGCTAACCCCCACTTCGATAAAGTTGAAGCCTTCAAAAAGCAAAAGACTTTAATTCAACTCAAACGGGATAGGCTGAATAGGTTGCTCAGTCTATTGGCGAAACTGGAAAAAGGAGAAAAGATTATGAGCTTTAATGAATTTGATATGAGCGGTTACTTCCAGGCTTTAGAAGAGTTTAAAAAAACTCATGCCGATGAAATTCTTAAGAAATTTGGCGATATTGATGCATTTGATGAAATGGTCGGTGAGCTAAAAGCAAAGGCCTCGGATATTGCTGAACTTGCCGTCAAACAGTATGGCAGCATCGAAAACTATACTAGAGCTTCCGAAAAAAACTTGGAAAACTATCTGAAAAACGGTACGGAGACCATCGATGTCGAGGAATCCATGGCCAAGACAGATTCACTTACCCGGCAGCTTACAGCGGATTTAAGCAAAGATGTTTCCTCTCAAGAAATCCAAACAATGATTCTGGAACTTATTGATTTATGCAATCAAGGCCACAATGGTCTGGATATGGGAGAAAACTACTGGGCTTTTATGGCCGAAAATTACCTTACCAATCCCCTCTTTATCAGCACCACAGATCAAAAATACGGTGAGGGTGCCGCAGAGTTTATCGGCAAAGCCTTAAAGATTCATTTAGGGTAA
- a CDS encoding SDR family NAD(P)-dependent oxidoreductase yields MFNLQGRVAVITGASSGLGTQMAHGLAEQGADVVLLARREERLRKVAEDIESQYGVQAYPFPCDVTQLASVQAAVQAARERFGKVDILINNAGIGSVAPAETMDDEVWEHNLSVDLTGVFRIAREFGKVMLEAGYGRIINISSMYGMVGNSATPASAYHAAKGGVVNLTRALAAEWADRGVTVNCLCPGYFETELTVDLLKTEEFKAYMERTVPLKRYGNSGELNSAACFLAADESSYVTGAILPIDGGYTCV; encoded by the coding sequence ATGTTTAATCTACAAGGCCGTGTGGCTGTTATTACCGGAGCGTCCAGCGGATTAGGCACCCAAATGGCTCATGGGCTGGCTGAACAAGGTGCCGATGTGGTGCTGTTGGCCCGCCGGGAGGAGCGACTGCGTAAAGTGGCCGAAGATATTGAAAGCCAATACGGTGTCCAAGCCTATCCCTTCCCTTGTGACGTAACTCAACTGGCCTCTGTTCAGGCCGCCGTTCAAGCTGCCCGGGAGCGATTCGGCAAAGTGGATATCCTTATTAATAACGCCGGCATCGGCTCCGTTGCACCTGCCGAAACAATGGACGATGAAGTATGGGAACATAATCTGTCCGTGGATCTGACCGGTGTCTTTCGTATCGCCCGCGAATTTGGCAAAGTCATGCTGGAAGCCGGTTATGGGCGTATTATCAATATTTCTTCCATGTACGGCATGGTGGGAAATTCAGCTACACCCGCTTCCGCCTACCATGCAGCCAAAGGCGGTGTGGTCAATCTCACCCGGGCTTTGGCGGCGGAATGGGCCGACCGTGGTGTCACCGTCAATTGTCTCTGCCCAGGCTATTTTGAAACGGAATTGACTGTCGATCTTCTGAAGACGGAGGAATTCAAGGCTTATATGGAGCGCACCGTGCCCCTGAAACGTTACGGCAATTCCGGTGAATTGAATTCCGCTGCCTGCTTCCTGGCGGCTGATGAATCATCCTATGTGACCGGAGCCATTCTACCCATTGACGGCGGTTACACCTGCGTTTAA
- a CDS encoding M56 family metallopeptidase, translating into MMEELFLTVLNMSLTGSYVIAAIMLARLFLKKAPKAVSYALWGTAGFRLIFPFSFESVFSLIPFKAQPIPQTAPLGENVSLGSAVGAALRAAGDAANGGLGTVTVYLGRTADGYPITTQAYHSEVWLMFGSYLWLIGMAALLLYSIVSIVLLKRRLQGAVFSRGNIYEADNLRTPFVLGVFRPKIYIPIGLREEERRYILLHEQTHIQRFDHLVKPFAFLILALHWFNPLVWVAFLLMSGDMELSCDEKVLKTMDQEMKKPYAQSLLSLAADRRFINGSPLAFGEGNVKARIKNVLNYKKPSTWVVTVTTVLVAALSIGLAANQVNSGTGDYDFYNFSVNGFMLGADTQEMDTSAFTPIEPLQVKDGYDFNFEEARYSADENTGRLIKLFVNVYDGADIPHKLKSIEQVMEVFGQGKRGWQDREQGLRYLEYRQKEGRLSATVRFVYTDGDSDGINHRLIWVMAESSLPYPYPWEEAHASDVPSDEPLTFLSAEPLNFSSSVETDLLALGQAAFETYMALRMSEKTPVEERIASYQLNDLSILAGDSQEFAVAVHYDFTTDHDDYFNPAEGAQGKGTWPDNYRELRVQYAYEDIYAIIGIGTGGGGQGLPPYPAE; encoded by the coding sequence ATGATGGAAGAGCTGTTCCTTACCGTGTTGAACATGAGCCTGACCGGGAGCTATGTCATTGCCGCTATTATGCTGGCGCGGCTTTTCCTGAAGAAAGCGCCGAAAGCTGTTTCCTATGCTCTTTGGGGGACAGCGGGTTTCAGGCTGATCTTTCCCTTTTCCTTTGAGAGTGTCTTCAGCCTGATTCCCTTCAAAGCCCAGCCCATACCTCAGACAGCTCCTTTGGGAGAGAATGTCTCTTTGGGCTCTGCCGTCGGTGCAGCCCTGCGTGCCGCCGGCGATGCGGCCAACGGTGGTCTGGGAACGGTTACAGTCTATCTCGGCCGGACAGCCGACGGCTACCCTATCACTACTCAGGCTTATCACTCTGAAGTGTGGCTGATGTTCGGCAGCTACCTCTGGCTGATAGGGATGGCCGCCTTACTGCTTTACAGTATTGTATCCATTGTCCTGCTGAAGAGGCGGCTGCAGGGGGCGGTGTTTTCCAGGGGCAATATCTATGAAGCCGACAATCTGAGGACACCTTTTGTGCTGGGAGTTTTCCGGCCGAAAATCTACATACCGATCGGATTGAGGGAAGAAGAACGGAGATATATCCTTCTTCATGAGCAGACTCATATCCAACGGTTTGATCATCTGGTGAAACCCTTCGCTTTCCTTATTCTAGCCCTCCATTGGTTTAACCCCCTGGTCTGGGTGGCGTTCCTGCTGATGAGTGGGGATATGGAGCTTTCCTGTGATGAAAAGGTGTTGAAGACAATGGACCAGGAAATGAAGAAACCCTATGCCCAGTCCTTGTTGTCCCTGGCTGCGGACCGGCGTTTCATAAACGGAAGTCCCCTGGCTTTTGGAGAAGGGAATGTGAAAGCGAGAATCAAGAACGTGCTGAACTATAAAAAGCCCTCTACCTGGGTCGTCACGGTGACGACAGTGCTCGTCGCGGCTTTGAGTATAGGGCTGGCGGCGAATCAGGTCAACAGCGGCACCGGCGATTATGATTTTTATAATTTCAGCGTCAATGGTTTTATGCTCGGTGCGGATACACAGGAAATGGATACCTCGGCTTTTACGCCCATCGAACCATTGCAGGTTAAAGACGGTTACGATTTTAATTTTGAGGAAGCGCGTTATAGTGCGGACGAGAATACCGGACGGTTGATTAAATTGTTCGTCAACGTCTATGACGGAGCGGATATTCCCCATAAGCTAAAGAGTATTGAGCAGGTTATGGAAGTGTTTGGCCAAGGCAAGAGGGGGTGGCAGGACAGAGAGCAAGGACTTCGCTATCTGGAATACCGCCAGAAAGAGGGGAGATTGTCGGCAACGGTCCGGTTCGTATACACAGACGGTGACTCCGACGGGATAAACCATCGTCTTATTTGGGTGATGGCTGAGAGCAGTTTGCCTTATCCTTATCCATGGGAAGAGGCTCATGCAAGTGACGTTCCATCAGATGAGCCGCTGACATTTTTATCTGCCGAACCGTTGAACTTTTCTTCATCTGTCGAAACGGATTTGCTCGCACTGGGGCAAGCCGCTTTTGAGACCTATATGGCCTTGCGGATGAGTGAAAAGACTCCCGTGGAAGAACGCATTGCCTCCTATCAGCTTAATGACCTCTCCATCCTGGCCGGCGACAGCCAGGAGTTTGCCGTTGCTGTGCACTATGATTTTACCACCGATCACGATGACTATTTCAATCCTGCCGAGGGTGCCCAAGGCAAGGGGACCTGGCCGGATAATTATCGGGAACTGAGAGTGCAATATGCTTACGAGGATATCTATGCCATCATAGGCATCGGTACAGGAGGAGGCGGGCAGGGGCTCCCGCCTTATCCCGCGGAGTAG
- a CDS encoding methylated-DNA--[protein]-cysteine S-methyltransferase yields MIYTCTLSTPLGDITAAAEGEALTGLWFIGQKYYPAQTEAWVTEPEQRVFKSLQTWLDHYFSEREGSAPFPELAPKGTDFQKAVWEILLEIPRGRVTTYGEIARKLAASRGLSSMSAQAVGGAVGHNPISILIPCHRVVGAGGSLTGYAGGLEKKQALLRLEQADLNCRKLF; encoded by the coding sequence ATGATTTATACCTGCACTCTCAGTACTCCCCTGGGAGACATCACAGCGGCTGCTGAAGGAGAGGCCCTTACCGGACTTTGGTTTATCGGGCAAAAATACTATCCGGCTCAGACAGAAGCATGGGTCACTGAGCCGGAGCAGAGGGTTTTTAAGTCTCTGCAGACCTGGCTGGACCATTACTTTTCCGAAAGGGAAGGCTCCGCTCCATTTCCTGAGCTGGCGCCCAAGGGGACGGATTTTCAAAAAGCGGTGTGGGAAATTCTTCTGGAAATTCCCCGTGGCCGTGTTACCACCTATGGTGAAATAGCCAGAAAGCTGGCCGCCTCCAGAGGGCTGTCCTCCATGTCCGCTCAGGCTGTGGGAGGGGCGGTGGGGCATAATCCCATCTCGATTCTCATACCCTGCCACAGAGTGGTGGGAGCCGGCGGAAGTCTGACCGGTTATGCAGGAGGCCTGGAAAAGAAGCAAGCTTTGCTGCGGCTCGAACAGGCGGACCTTAACTGCCGAAAGCTGTTTTAG